The Helianthus annuus cultivar XRQ/B chromosome 16, HanXRQr2.0-SUNRISE, whole genome shotgun sequence genome includes a window with the following:
- the LOC110918190 gene encoding kinesin-like protein KIN-5C translates to MEQKSMADQIEKMGIKIENQQKQFEELQTQFNAKVEECSDLSCKLEFTETTLNQTNKVLADTEETLKKCQYALMERDFIIQEQKKVENALAHQACVLRADLEKSLQDNASLFPKIVVTTGSGDDLWSPDK, encoded by the exons ATGGAACAAAAG TCAATGGCAGATCAAATTGAGAAAATGGGAATCAAGATAGAAAACCAACAAAAG CAATTTGAGGAATTGCAAACTCAATTTAACGCCAAAGTAGAAGAGTGCTCTGATTTGAGCTGCAAACTTGAATTTACAGAG ACCACATTGAACCAAACCAATAAGGTGTTGGCTGATACCGAGGAAACGCTGAAGAAGTGTCAGTATGCTCTCATGGAGCGAGATTTCATCATACAAGAACAGAAAAAAGTAG AAAATGCATTGGCTCATCAAGCATGTGTTCTTCGGGCTGACTTAGAAAAGTCTCTTCAGGACAATGCATCATTGTTTCCGAAAATTG TGGTGACTACCGGAAGTGGAGATGACCTCTGGTCACCGGACAAGTGA